A single region of the Streptomyces sp. NBC_00425 genome encodes:
- a CDS encoding PP2C family protein-serine/threonine phosphatase: MSSGQSDLPRLLTAAETAAPVGAVDVVAEHLLRRFEATKVSFLIVDLTGRTVVRLSTAGAVEGGREAERIPMFGSAYEQVVCTQRLYQEESSQGQRVIVPVTNRGDAIGLLEVLLPAAAGEDVLEGVREAAHALAYIVIANGRFTDLYTWGKRSRPPTLAAEIQYQLLPQSLSCEAAQFTLCGSMEPSEDLSGDTFDYTLDRDTLHVSVTDPMGHDIDAALAATVLVAALRGARRTGVGLAEQAHRADQALADHGQGHATGQLLRVNLTTGRAQLVNAGHPWPLRVREGTAKEIICLVDQPFGLSESARHSYRVQDVDLRPGDRLLMLTDGMLERHGGTVDLPALLEHTRDLHPRETALTLTSAVREAAGGRLEDDATVMCLDWHGPQETERHVNSGADLRQASAGRTKPWP, encoded by the coding sequence GTGAGTAGTGGACAGAGTGATCTTCCCCGGCTGCTGACGGCCGCGGAGACGGCGGCACCGGTGGGTGCCGTCGATGTGGTCGCCGAGCACCTGCTGCGGCGTTTCGAGGCCACGAAGGTCTCTTTTCTCATCGTCGATCTGACGGGAAGGACGGTGGTGCGGCTGTCCACCGCCGGGGCGGTCGAGGGCGGGCGGGAAGCGGAGCGGATTCCCATGTTCGGCAGCGCCTACGAGCAGGTGGTCTGCACCCAGCGGCTGTACCAGGAGGAGAGCAGCCAGGGACAGCGGGTGATCGTGCCGGTCACCAACCGGGGGGACGCGATCGGGCTGCTGGAAGTGCTTCTGCCGGCCGCCGCCGGTGAGGACGTCCTCGAAGGGGTCAGGGAAGCAGCCCACGCCCTGGCCTACATAGTGATCGCCAACGGACGCTTCACCGACCTGTACACCTGGGGCAAACGCTCCCGTCCCCCCACCCTGGCAGCGGAAATCCAGTACCAGCTGCTGCCCCAGTCACTGTCGTGCGAGGCCGCGCAGTTCACCCTCTGCGGGAGCATGGAGCCCTCCGAAGACCTCAGCGGCGACACCTTCGACTACACCCTGGACCGCGACACCCTGCACGTGTCGGTGACCGACCCCATGGGCCACGACATCGACGCCGCGCTGGCTGCCACGGTCCTGGTGGCCGCCCTGCGCGGCGCCCGTCGCACGGGAGTCGGTCTGGCCGAACAGGCCCACCGGGCCGACCAGGCCCTGGCCGACCACGGCCAGGGGCACGCCACCGGGCAGCTGTTGCGCGTCAACCTCACCACCGGGCGGGCCCAGCTGGTCAACGCCGGCCATCCGTGGCCACTGCGCGTGCGTGAGGGGACCGCGAAGGAGATCATCTGCCTGGTGGACCAACCCTTCGGGCTGTCCGAGTCCGCGCGCCACTCCTACCGCGTTCAGGACGTCGATCTGCGCCCCGGTGACCGTCTGCTCATGCTCACCGACGGCATGCTCGAACGTCATGGGGGGACGGTCGACCTGCCTGCCCTGCTGGAGCACACCCGGGACCTGCACCCGCGGGAGACGGCGCTGACGTTGACGTCCGCCGTCCGTGAGGCTGCCGGCGGCCGGCTCGAGGACGATGCCACCGTGATGTGCCTGGACTGGCACGGCCCTCAGGAGACCGAGCGGCACGTGAACTCCGGCGCGGACCTCCGGCAGGCTTCGGCCGGCCGTACGAAGCCGTGGCCATGA
- a CDS encoding DUF5994 family protein, which yields MTTTLDRTAPRDLAAELPARLSLTPKTTLAGQLDGAWWPYSRDLAAEIPPLAAALEEPWGRITRVTVSPTRWPVIPHTVSVSGKTVHVGWFTEQDPDKLILLSYTVGRWDLLVVPPETEPAAAARLMAAAAIPGSALTAGVLMANEAAVGRGIRDARRREATWEGEGGACMSPFGYPIDRTGGDRRGAVSASARVAPRAGTDVRGGRVPHADVVGGHP from the coding sequence ATGACCACCACCCTCGACCGGACCGCGCCCCGCGACCTCGCCGCAGAGCTCCCGGCACGCTTGTCCCTCACCCCGAAGACCACCCTCGCCGGCCAGCTGGACGGTGCCTGGTGGCCCTACTCCCGCGACCTTGCAGCCGAGATTCCGCCGCTCGCCGCGGCCCTGGAAGAACCCTGGGGGCGCATCACCCGCGTCACCGTGAGCCCCACCCGCTGGCCCGTCATCCCGCACACGGTTTCCGTGTCCGGGAAGACCGTGCACGTGGGCTGGTTCACCGAACAGGACCCCGACAAGCTCATCCTGCTCTCCTACACCGTCGGCCGCTGGGACCTGCTGGTAGTTCCGCCCGAGACCGAGCCCGCAGCCGCGGCCCGGCTGATGGCCGCCGCCGCGATCCCGGGCAGCGCCCTGACGGCAGGCGTCCTCATGGCCAATGAGGCCGCCGTCGGGCGCGGCATCCGCGACGCCCGCCGCCGGGAAGCCACCTGGGAGGGCGAAGGCGGGGCCTGTATGTCCCCCTTCGGGTACCCGATCGACCGCACCGGGGGCGACCGCAGGGGCGCGGTCAGCGCCAGCGCCAGGGTCGCGCCGAGGGCAGGGACAGATGTCCGCGGCGGCCGTGTCCCGCACGCCGATGTCGTCGGGGGACATCCGTAA
- a CDS encoding FAD-dependent monooxygenase translates to MNNPQVSEVLVVGAGPSGSAVAIDLVRRGLVVRIVDRSPHAVDGPRAKGMRDRSPCREECRNGRAPAWRRTASPVKIGLPGSYTHHRYQSPRHNR, encoded by the coding sequence GTGAACAACCCGCAGGTCAGCGAAGTCCTGGTCGTCGGTGCGGGCCCTTCGGGCTCCGCCGTGGCGATCGATCTCGTACGGCGAGGACTCGTCGTACGGATCGTCGACAGATCTCCCCATGCCGTCGACGGCCCTCGCGCCAAAGGCATGCGGGACCGCTCGCCGTGCCGTGAAGAATGCCGGAACGGGCGAGCACCGGCCTGGCGCCGGACGGCGTCCCCGGTGAAGATCGGCCTGCCGGGTTCCTATACTCACCACCGGTACCAGTCGCCTCGACACAACCGATGA
- a CDS encoding winged helix-turn-helix transcriptional regulator gives MPQFPAFDVMTATCPSRTSLARIANKWTAMVVIALSVGPLRFGDLRTSVDGISAKVLTETLRDLERDGLVTRHVYGEVPPRVEYELTALGRTLYTPLRAIALWAEEHFTEVLAARESYDARQ, from the coding sequence CTGCCACAATTCCCGGCCTTCGACGTGATGACGGCGACCTGCCCGTCCCGTACCTCGCTCGCCCGCATCGCCAACAAGTGGACGGCCATGGTGGTGATCGCGCTCAGCGTCGGCCCCCTGCGCTTCGGCGACCTGCGCACCAGCGTCGACGGCATCAGCGCCAAGGTGCTCACCGAGACGCTCCGGGACCTGGAACGCGACGGGCTCGTCACCCGGCACGTGTACGGCGAGGTCCCGCCCCGGGTCGAATACGAACTGACCGCACTGGGGCGGACCCTGTACACCCCGCTTCGAGCCATCGCCCTCTGGGCGGAGGAACACTTCACCGAGGTACTCGCCGCACGCGAGAGCTACGACGCCCGCCAGTGA
- a CDS encoding nuclear transport factor 2 family protein, with translation MTSENVDIAREYFQAVQKGDLVKVGELLDEGIVWHQPGGNRFSGEHRGRDAVFAMLGGMMEASQGSFAIDTIHALMGNGDTVAASIHFAGRREGASMSMDGVDVLRLKDGKIVEMWLFSGDQVAEDAFWGQ, from the coding sequence ATGACCAGCGAGAACGTCGACATCGCGCGTGAGTACTTCCAGGCCGTCCAGAAGGGCGACCTGGTCAAGGTGGGCGAGCTTCTGGACGAGGGCATCGTCTGGCATCAGCCGGGCGGCAACCGGTTCTCCGGTGAGCACAGGGGGCGCGACGCCGTCTTCGCGATGCTCGGCGGGATGATGGAGGCCAGTCAGGGCTCCTTCGCCATCGACACGATCCACGCCCTCATGGGCAACGGCGACACGGTGGCCGCCTCGATCCACTTCGCCGGGCGGCGCGAGGGCGCGTCCATGAGCATGGACGGCGTGGACGTCCTGCGCCTCAAGGACGGCAAGATCGTCGAGATGTGGCTGTTCTCCGGCGACCAGGTGGCCGAGGACGCTTTCTGGGGGCAGTGA
- a CDS encoding GntR family transcriptional regulator, translating into MTRATGKSEAIYERLKSDIESLRLRPGAKLGEVQLGEELGASRTPVREAIRRLAREGLVDFVPGEVARVAAISLGGVRALFEFRMLLEPRAAAAAATTGAADERALLPFGELLERLEEFDASFRALDAGAQARSYREFYEVAESFDRAVVAACRNPYLARTIGDLRSETVRLRHLSHSGPRRMLTSLEEHRAMLKAIVQGDTEAAEAAARHHLAQTLRALIDSLTGQGFAIGAHVHLDAARG; encoded by the coding sequence GTGACTCGGGCAACCGGTAAGAGCGAGGCGATCTACGAGCGGCTGAAGAGTGACATCGAGTCGCTGCGGCTGCGGCCGGGGGCCAAGCTGGGCGAGGTCCAGCTGGGCGAGGAGTTGGGTGCCTCGCGGACGCCGGTGCGCGAGGCGATCCGGCGGCTGGCCCGGGAAGGGCTGGTGGACTTCGTGCCGGGGGAGGTGGCCCGGGTGGCCGCGATCTCGCTGGGCGGGGTGCGGGCGCTGTTCGAGTTCCGGATGCTGCTGGAGCCCCGTGCGGCCGCGGCGGCCGCGACGACGGGGGCGGCCGACGAGCGGGCGCTGCTGCCGTTCGGCGAACTGCTCGAGCGGCTGGAGGAGTTCGACGCCTCCTTCCGGGCGCTGGACGCCGGCGCGCAGGCGCGGTCCTACCGGGAGTTCTACGAGGTGGCCGAATCCTTCGACCGGGCCGTCGTCGCCGCTTGCCGCAACCCCTACCTCGCCCGCACGATCGGTGACCTGCGCAGTGAGACCGTACGGCTGCGGCACCTCTCGCACAGCGGCCCGCGCCGCATGCTCACGTCCCTGGAGGAGCATCGAGCGATGCTGAAGGCGATCGTTCAGGGAGACACGGAGGCGGCGGAGGCGGCTGCCCGGCACCATCTCGCGCAGACCCTCCGGGCGCTCATCGACAGCCTGACCGGTCAGGGCTTCGCGATCGGTGCGCACGTCCACCTGGATGCCGCCCGCGGGTGA
- a CDS encoding alpha-L-rhamnosidase-related protein: MSSVTRRSILRSAIAVALTPTLGSVLLPAFAPAASAAVSWTAQWIWAPSSSTNQWVAFRKSFTLGSAPSKAVTQIAADSKYWLWVNGTLVVFDGQLKRGPDRTGTYYDEIDLAPYLTSGRNTVALLVWYFGKQGFSHSDSGKGGLLFQSDITTGSTTTRVVSDTSWKHTVHPGYANNTGGTQVNFRLPESNVYYDARNATAVTAWESAGFDDGAWSAPTDFGAAGAAPWNNLVRRPVPQFRYSGLKSYGNASSLPSTGQGATAITATLPSNLQVTPYLKVDAPAGAVIGMQTDHYADGDGLTGLTRGAENNVRATYVCAGGVQEFEALAWMSGTAVKYTIPAGVTILDLKYRESGYDTDFAGSFSSSEPFLDTLWGKAARTMYVNMRDNYMDCPTRERAQWWGDVVNQLKEGFYTFDTRSHALGAKAIAQLAAWQKPGGVLYSPMPSTIWTAELPVQMLASVWAFGTYHLYTGNSDAVSGTYPSVKAYLNLWSLDSAGLVGHRVGDWDWEDWGSNIDARVLDNCWYYLALGTAITLAGLSGNSGDIAAWQAKRDSIKANFDRVLWDTSKNEYRSPGYTKDTDDRANGLAVVAGLAPASRHRGITEVLRTHLNASPYMEFYVLEALYLMGAATVAEERMRNRYAAQVADPACHTLWEIWDKSGGTDNHAWNGGPLYTLSAYAAGVRPTKPGWETYDVIPQTGTLTKINTVTPTVKGDIRFGITRDGGQVTLTLTSPGATTARVGVPTYGGSSPVVKANGTTVFTGGASTGSVPGLGYASKDASYVYFTLQPGSWTFTVTGAGRLDDLALGRPVTSNSSLENSDWGKTRLTDGKLTSVTGAKGYTSIDFPSADVSANPVWVEIDLGADTDLDAVRLFPRTDTPAVGGGTAGFPVDFTIQTRPDGSGAYTTARTVTAEPNPGGLVQTYGFRTTTARYVRLQATKLGTPPVDETTKYRLQLAELTVPTAATTVTANYTLENGDWGKTRVLDGTLTSVSGAQGFTSIDFPSADVSATPVWIEIDLGADRAVGSVTLHPRTGTGAVGGGTAGFPVDFTIQTRPDGSGAYTTARTVTAEPDPGGAAQTYTLASATGRYLRLTASKLGKPASDESTRRRLQLAEIRIK; encoded by the coding sequence ATGTCCTCGGTAACGCGCCGGTCCATCCTGCGCTCGGCAATAGCCGTGGCGCTCACGCCCACCCTCGGCTCGGTGCTTCTGCCGGCGTTCGCTCCGGCGGCGTCGGCCGCCGTCTCCTGGACCGCACAGTGGATCTGGGCTCCGTCCAGCTCGACGAACCAGTGGGTGGCGTTCCGCAAGTCGTTCACTCTGGGCTCCGCGCCGTCGAAGGCGGTGACGCAGATCGCGGCGGACTCCAAGTACTGGCTGTGGGTCAACGGCACGCTCGTCGTCTTCGACGGCCAGCTCAAGCGCGGCCCCGACCGCACCGGCACCTACTACGACGAGATCGACCTCGCTCCGTACCTCACGAGCGGCCGCAACACCGTGGCGCTACTGGTGTGGTACTTCGGCAAGCAGGGCTTCTCGCACAGCGACAGCGGCAAGGGCGGTCTGCTGTTCCAGTCCGACATCACCACCGGTTCCACCACCACCCGGGTCGTCAGTGACACCAGCTGGAAGCACACCGTCCACCCGGGCTACGCCAACAACACCGGCGGCACCCAGGTCAACTTCCGTCTGCCCGAGTCGAACGTCTACTACGACGCCCGCAACGCCACCGCCGTGACCGCCTGGGAGTCCGCCGGCTTCGACGACGGCGCGTGGAGCGCCCCCACCGACTTCGGAGCCGCCGGCGCCGCGCCCTGGAACAATCTCGTCCGGCGGCCCGTCCCGCAGTTCCGGTACTCGGGCCTGAAGTCCTACGGCAACGCGTCCTCCCTGCCGTCCACGGGACAGGGCGCCACCGCCATCACGGCCACCTTGCCCTCGAACCTCCAAGTCACGCCGTATCTGAAGGTGGACGCTCCGGCCGGCGCGGTGATCGGCATGCAGACCGACCACTACGCGGACGGCGACGGACTGACCGGCCTCACGCGCGGGGCGGAGAACAACGTTCGCGCCACCTACGTCTGCGCGGGCGGGGTCCAGGAGTTCGAGGCCCTGGCCTGGATGAGCGGCACGGCGGTGAAGTACACGATCCCCGCGGGCGTCACCATCCTGGACCTGAAGTACCGGGAGTCCGGCTACGACACCGACTTCGCCGGATCGTTCAGCAGCAGTGAGCCCTTCCTCGACACCCTGTGGGGCAAGGCTGCGCGCACGATGTACGTCAACATGCGCGACAACTACATGGACTGCCCCACCCGCGAGCGCGCCCAGTGGTGGGGCGACGTGGTCAACCAGCTCAAGGAGGGCTTCTACACCTTCGACACCCGCTCCCACGCCCTCGGCGCCAAGGCCATCGCCCAGCTCGCCGCCTGGCAGAAGCCGGGCGGGGTGCTCTACTCGCCGATGCCGTCCACCATCTGGACCGCCGAGCTGCCCGTCCAGATGCTCGCCTCGGTGTGGGCCTTCGGCACCTACCACCTCTACACCGGCAACTCCGACGCCGTCTCCGGCACCTACCCGTCGGTGAAGGCCTACCTGAACCTGTGGAGCCTGGACTCGGCCGGGCTGGTCGGCCACCGCGTCGGGGACTGGGACTGGGAGGACTGGGGCTCCAACATCGACGCCCGCGTCCTGGACAACTGCTGGTACTACCTGGCCCTCGGCACGGCCATCACGCTCGCCGGCCTCAGCGGCAACAGCGGCGACATCGCCGCCTGGCAGGCCAAGCGCGACAGCATCAAGGCCAACTTCGACCGCGTGCTGTGGGACACCTCCAAGAACGAGTACCGCTCACCCGGCTACACCAAGGACACCGACGACCGCGCCAACGGCCTCGCCGTCGTCGCCGGCCTCGCGCCCGCCTCCCGCCACCGGGGGATCACCGAGGTGCTGCGCACCCACCTCAACGCCAGCCCCTACATGGAGTTCTACGTCCTCGAGGCGCTCTACCTGATGGGGGCGGCCACCGTCGCCGAGGAACGGATGCGCAACCGCTACGCCGCCCAGGTCGCCGACCCCGCCTGCCACACCCTGTGGGAGATATGGGACAAGTCAGGCGGCACCGACAACCATGCCTGGAACGGCGGCCCCCTGTACACCCTGTCCGCCTACGCCGCCGGCGTCCGTCCCACCAAGCCCGGCTGGGAGACGTACGACGTCATCCCGCAGACCGGCACACTCACGAAGATCAACACGGTCACGCCGACCGTCAAGGGCGACATCCGCTTCGGCATCACGCGCGACGGCGGCCAGGTCACCCTGACCCTCACCTCACCGGGCGCGACGACCGCGCGGGTGGGCGTCCCGACGTACGGCGGCTCCTCACCGGTCGTCAAGGCCAACGGGACCACCGTCTTCACGGGCGGCGCCTCCACCGGAAGCGTCCCGGGCCTCGGCTACGCGAGCAAGGACGCCTCGTACGTCTACTTCACCCTCCAGCCGGGCAGCTGGACGTTCACGGTCACCGGCGCGGGCCGCCTGGACGACCTCGCCCTCGGCCGACCGGTCACCAGCAACAGCAGCCTGGAGAACAGCGACTGGGGCAAGACCCGGCTCACCGACGGCAAGCTCACCAGCGTGACCGGCGCCAAGGGCTACACCAGCATCGACTTCCCCTCCGCCGACGTCAGCGCGAACCCCGTATGGGTCGAGATCGACCTCGGCGCCGACACCGACCTCGACGCCGTGCGGCTCTTCCCGCGCACCGACACCCCGGCGGTCGGCGGCGGCACAGCCGGCTTCCCCGTCGACTTCACGATCCAGACCCGCCCCGACGGATCCGGCGCCTACACCACCGCCCGCACCGTCACGGCCGAGCCCAACCCGGGCGGGCTCGTGCAGACGTACGGATTCAGGACCACCACCGCCCGTTACGTGCGCCTCCAGGCCACCAAGCTCGGCACCCCGCCCGTCGACGAGACCACCAAGTACCGCCTTCAGCTCGCGGAACTCACCGTCCCCACCGCCGCGACCACCGTCACCGCCAACTACACGCTGGAGAACGGCGACTGGGGCAAGACACGCGTCCTCGACGGCACCCTCACCAGCGTGTCCGGCGCCCAGGGCTTCACCAGCATCGACTTCCCCTCCGCCGACGTCAGCGCGACACCCGTGTGGATCGAGATCGACCTCGGTGCCGACCGGGCCGTCGGGTCCGTCACCCTCCACCCCCGTACCGGCACCGGCGCGGTCGGCGGCGGCACCGCGGGCTTCCCCGTCGACTTCACGATCCAGACCCGCCCTGATGGATCCGGCGCCTACACCACCGCCCGCACGGTCACCGCCGAACCCGACCCGGGCGGTGCCGCTCAGACCTACACCCTCGCTTCCGCCACCGGCCGCTATCTGCGCCTGACGGCCTCGAAGCTCGGCAAGCCCGCCTCGGACGAGAGCACCAGGCGCCGCCTGCAGCTCGCCGAGATCCGCATCAAGTAG
- a CDS encoding alpha/beta fold hydrolase: MSTWSEPQPDSRFVAAGGSRIHYKRAGRGPALVLLHGSASSLQHFDRAAALLSQSFDVIRPDLPAFGLTGPRRDRDYRVPTYAATMAAFLEALKVPRCAVAGNSLGGDIAWNLALDHPERLTGLVLVNATGYPDKAVPAGMHMTRNPLLRPLLRRVMPRGAVERGLRSTVGPHSTVVDDAMVDRAHQLMSRPGNRSAFVDFCNTAQPDRSARIPRITVPTLVLRSAGIDGQHFTRDIPGAEELVHPHGGHLLPEEEPQWVADAIAQFLGSSAGTPTP, translated from the coding sequence ATGAGTACCTGGTCTGAGCCGCAGCCCGATTCCCGGTTCGTCGCCGCCGGTGGGTCACGGATCCACTACAAACGCGCCGGACGCGGCCCGGCACTCGTGCTGCTGCACGGCAGCGCCTCGTCGCTGCAGCACTTCGACCGTGCGGCGGCCCTGCTGTCGCAGTCCTTCGACGTCATCCGCCCCGACCTGCCGGCGTTCGGCCTCACCGGCCCTCGCCGGGACCGCGACTACCGCGTGCCGACCTACGCCGCGACGATGGCGGCCTTCCTCGAGGCACTGAAAGTGCCGCGCTGCGCGGTGGCCGGCAATTCGCTGGGCGGCGACATCGCCTGGAACCTCGCGCTGGACCACCCGGAGCGACTGACCGGCCTGGTGCTGGTCAATGCCACCGGGTACCCGGACAAGGCGGTACCGGCCGGCATGCACATGACCCGCAACCCGCTGCTGCGCCCCCTGCTGCGGCGCGTGATGCCGCGCGGCGCCGTCGAGCGCGGTCTGCGCTCGACCGTCGGCCCGCACTCGACGGTCGTGGACGACGCCATGGTGGACCGGGCCCACCAGCTCATGAGCCGGCCCGGAAACCGCTCGGCCTTCGTCGACTTCTGCAACACCGCCCAGCCCGACCGCTCCGCGCGGATCCCCCGCATCACGGTGCCCACGCTGGTGCTGCGCAGCGCAGGCATCGACGGCCAGCACTTCACCCGTGACATCCCCGGCGCCGAGGAGCTCGTACATCCCCACGGCGGTCACCTGCTGCCGGAGGAGGAACCGCAGTGGGTCGCGGACGCGATCGCACAGTTCCTCGGCTCCTCCGCCGGCACCCCCACGCCCTGA
- a CDS encoding alpha/beta fold hydrolase, whose product MKYFVASGEDRQLTAGSRQDLRGSFIALSDGVTHYELAGPEDGDVVVMAGGLTIPLFYWDGLVTELHAHGLRTLACSAYGRGYSDRVRARYDESLFARQLAELTERLGLTARPLHLVGTSLGALVAMTYAARHPSSVSTLTIVGPAGLTTPRPTSPHRLLRSDLLAGFVARRRGRRILQGHLGHNVRDPELVAELTEMVLDAFRFEGSLYAVFDTLQHLPVSGRDDLFRQTGALGIPTLLLWGDEDQVTPMAHFDTARTLLKPRHHQVIAECGHMAPFERPRDVADQIVSFVAARTERLDS is encoded by the coding sequence ATGAAGTACTTCGTCGCGTCGGGCGAGGACCGGCAGCTCACCGCGGGCTCACGACAGGACCTGCGCGGCAGTTTCATCGCACTGTCCGACGGCGTCACGCACTACGAACTCGCCGGGCCCGAGGACGGCGACGTCGTCGTGATGGCCGGCGGACTGACCATCCCGCTGTTCTACTGGGACGGCCTCGTCACCGAGCTGCACGCCCACGGGCTGCGCACCCTGGCCTGCAGCGCGTACGGCCGCGGCTACTCGGACCGGGTGCGCGCGCGATACGACGAGTCGCTGTTCGCGCGGCAGCTGGCCGAGCTGACGGAGCGGCTCGGTCTGACGGCGCGGCCACTGCACCTCGTCGGCACCTCCCTGGGCGCGCTGGTCGCCATGACCTACGCCGCCCGGCATCCCTCGTCGGTGTCCACTCTCACCATCGTCGGACCCGCCGGTCTCACGACACCGCGGCCGACCTCCCCGCACCGGCTGCTGCGCAGCGACCTGCTGGCCGGCTTCGTCGCCCGGCGGCGTGGCCGCCGGATACTCCAGGGGCACCTCGGACACAACGTCCGCGACCCCGAACTGGTCGCGGAACTGACCGAGATGGTCCTCGACGCGTTCCGCTTCGAGGGCTCGCTGTACGCGGTCTTCGACACGCTGCAGCACCTCCCGGTCTCCGGCCGCGACGACCTGTTCCGGCAGACGGGTGCCCTCGGCATTCCGACGCTGCTGCTGTGGGGCGACGAGGACCAGGTCACGCCGATGGCCCACTTCGACACGGCGCGCACGCTGCTGAAGCCCCGGCACCACCAGGTCATTGCCGAATGCGGCCACATGGCTCCCTTCGAACGGCCCCGCGACGTCGCCGATCAGATCGTTTCGTTCGTGGCCGCACGCACCGAAAGGCTCGACTCATGA
- a CDS encoding FAD-dependent oxidoreductase, producing MNRSPVIDVLIVGAGPSGSAVAVDLVRRGLDVRIVDRSPHAFDGSRAKGVQPRSLEVLEDLGALDDVLAGGSTYPKLGLHVGPLAMPWKMFPHKEATTDVPYPNTWLIPQFRTDRALHARLNELGREIEFGRELTGLTQDDETVVARVADAQGTEEIVARYVVGADGGSSVVRRQLGVGFVGTTDDSDRVLIVDASVSGLARDRWHMWPRPGGRLVGACPLPDSDMFQWMIRLTPDEEPPSKKDDILRRIHDHTHDRRIQLHEIHWTSVFRPNIRLARSYGRGRVLLAGDAAHVHPPAGAQGLNTGMQDGYNLGWKLGQVLAGADQALLDTYETERQPIAAGVLGLSTEKWGGIARLDPSSMKRGKDEQQLGLTYHGGPLAPADGMRTGTLRVGDRAPDAELFGAEGTGTRLFDVFRGPHFTAIAYGAGAARDLERLVWPTAGARLKRLTVGAAADDGLVLSDSGNTLRRGYGLAGDTLLLIRPDGYIGHIATRDFLTTTRSAARAMTP from the coding sequence ATGAACCGTTCACCCGTCATCGACGTCCTGATCGTCGGCGCGGGCCCGTCGGGCTCCGCCGTGGCCGTCGACCTCGTACGCCGGGGACTCGACGTACGCATCGTCGACCGGTCCCCGCACGCCTTCGACGGCTCCCGCGCCAAGGGCGTCCAGCCCCGCAGCCTCGAAGTCCTCGAAGACCTCGGGGCCCTCGACGACGTGCTGGCCGGCGGCAGCACCTACCCCAAGCTCGGCCTCCACGTGGGACCGCTCGCGATGCCGTGGAAGATGTTCCCCCACAAGGAGGCGACCACGGACGTCCCGTACCCGAACACCTGGCTGATCCCCCAGTTCCGTACGGACCGGGCACTGCACGCCCGGCTGAACGAGCTCGGCCGCGAAATCGAGTTCGGCCGCGAACTGACCGGGCTGACGCAGGACGACGAGACCGTCGTCGCCCGGGTGGCCGACGCGCAGGGCACGGAGGAGATCGTCGCCCGCTACGTCGTGGGCGCGGACGGCGGTTCCAGTGTGGTCCGCAGGCAGCTCGGCGTCGGTTTCGTCGGGACGACGGACGACAGCGACCGGGTCCTCATCGTCGACGCCTCGGTGAGCGGCCTGGCTCGCGACCGGTGGCACATGTGGCCCCGCCCGGGCGGCAGACTCGTCGGCGCCTGCCCGCTCCCCGACAGCGACATGTTCCAGTGGATGATCCGTCTCACGCCGGACGAGGAACCGCCCTCGAAGAAGGACGACATCCTCCGGCGGATCCACGACCACACCCACGACCGGCGCATTCAACTGCACGAGATCCACTGGACGTCGGTGTTCCGGCCCAACATCCGCCTGGCGCGGAGCTACGGCCGAGGACGTGTCCTCCTCGCCGGTGACGCCGCGCACGTTCACCCCCCGGCCGGCGCCCAGGGCCTGAACACCGGTATGCAGGACGGTTACAACCTCGGCTGGAAGCTCGGTCAGGTCCTCGCCGGTGCGGACCAGGCGCTGCTGGACACCTACGAGACGGAGAGGCAGCCGATCGCCGCCGGGGTCCTGGGTCTGTCCACGGAGAAGTGGGGCGGCATCGCCAGGCTCGACCCGTCGAGCATGAAGCGGGGCAAGGACGAGCAGCAGCTCGGCCTGACGTACCACGGCGGCCCGCTCGCCCCCGCCGACGGGATGCGCACCGGGACGCTGCGCGTCGGCGACCGCGCGCCGGACGCGGAGCTCTTCGGCGCCGAGGGGACCGGGACCCGGCTGTTCGACGTGTTCCGCGGGCCGCACTTCACCGCGATCGCCTACGGTGCCGGCGCCGCCCGGGACCTCGAACGGCTCGTCTGGCCGACGGCCGGCGCCCGGCTGAAGCGGCTGACCGTCGGGGCGGCCGCCGACGACGGGCTCGTTCTCTCCGACTCCGGGAACACGCTGCGGCGTGGCTACGGCCTGGCCGGAGACACACTGCTGCTGATCCGTCCCGACGGCTACATCGGGCACATCGCCACTCGGGACTTCCTCACCACCACACGATCCGCCGCGCGGGCGATGACGCCGTAA